A part of Streptomyces sp. NBC_01497 genomic DNA contains:
- the sigJ gene encoding RNA polymerase sigma factor SigJ: protein MSTQAEPADARPDPGLNAVMDERRRLVHLAYRLLGSLSDAEDVVQETYARWYAMSPRQRTDIVSPGGWLTTVASRICLDLLGSARARRERYVGAWVPEPLPGRGEWISGWSGGDPADPADRVTLDESIGMAFLVVLESMTPAQRVAFILHDVFRYPFADVAGIVGRTPAACRQLATSARRRLQASRGAQTSAIRRSALVRDFKAAWETRDLDALIGLLDPGATATGDGGGIVSASLHPIEGGEQVARYVVDIAGRAPDATVLERLVNAQPGLLIRQDGVAVAVLAFDVAGDRITRVWAVRNPEKLRAWTADPEPR from the coding sequence ATGAGTACTCAGGCAGAACCGGCGGACGCCCGGCCCGATCCGGGCCTGAACGCGGTCATGGACGAGCGGCGCAGGCTCGTCCATCTCGCCTACCGGCTCCTCGGCTCCCTCTCCGACGCCGAGGACGTCGTCCAGGAGACCTACGCCCGCTGGTACGCCATGTCCCCGCGGCAGCGGACGGACATCGTGTCGCCCGGCGGCTGGCTGACGACCGTCGCCAGTCGCATCTGTCTCGACCTGCTCGGTTCGGCCCGGGCCCGGCGGGAGAGGTACGTCGGCGCGTGGGTCCCGGAGCCGCTGCCCGGCCGCGGGGAGTGGATCAGCGGCTGGTCGGGCGGCGATCCCGCGGATCCGGCCGACAGGGTCACCCTCGACGAGTCGATCGGCATGGCCTTCCTCGTCGTGCTCGAATCGATGACCCCGGCGCAGCGGGTGGCGTTCATCCTCCACGACGTCTTCCGTTACCCCTTCGCCGACGTCGCCGGGATCGTCGGCCGTACGCCTGCGGCATGCCGTCAACTGGCCACGTCGGCCCGGCGGCGCCTGCAGGCGTCGCGGGGTGCGCAGACGTCCGCGATCCGGCGTTCGGCCCTCGTCAGGGACTTCAAGGCGGCGTGGGAGACCAGGGATCTCGACGCGCTCATCGGGCTCCTGGATCCCGGCGCCACGGCGACCGGCGACGGAGGCGGCATCGTCAGCGCGTCGCTCCACCCGATCGAGGGCGGCGAACAGGTGGCGCGCTACGTCGTCGACATCGCGGGCCGGGCACCCGACGCGACGGTCCTGGAGCGTCTGGTCAACGCCCAGCCGGGACTGCTGATCCGGCAGGACGGTGTCGCGGTGGCGGTGCTGGCGTTCGATGTCGCGGGCGACCGGATCACCCGCGTCTGGGCCGTGCGGAACCCGGAGAAGCTGCGCGCCTGGACGGCGGACCCCGAACCGCGCTGA